The Paraburkholderia sp. ZP32-5 genome includes a window with the following:
- a CDS encoding LPS-assembly lipoprotein LptE, with the protein MTRRSFLTLACSVMMLSACGFKLRGQQDYAFKRLYVVGGSAAASARLTRIVQGGSDTVVVSSIANADAILQITQNRNISTLTLNSLGVVAEYQLNLQMTYQLTGKDGTMLIPPSVIALNRAMTYSDQFSQAKAAESDILFADMENDAIDQLIRRLGVVRSLHPAPGEAVPAVAPRAPLPPPPL; encoded by the coding sequence GTGACTCGCAGATCGTTTTTGACGCTCGCTTGCAGCGTAATGATGTTGTCGGCCTGCGGCTTCAAGTTGCGCGGCCAGCAGGACTACGCGTTCAAGCGTCTCTACGTGGTCGGCGGCTCGGCCGCGGCTAGCGCGCGGCTCACGCGCATCGTGCAGGGCGGCAGCGATACGGTGGTCGTCAGCTCGATCGCCAATGCCGACGCGATCCTGCAGATCACGCAGAACCGCAACATCAGCACGCTGACACTGAACTCGCTGGGCGTGGTCGCCGAGTACCAGCTGAATCTGCAGATGACCTACCAGCTGACCGGCAAGGACGGCACGATGCTGATCCCGCCGAGCGTGATCGCGCTGAATCGCGCGATGACCTATAGCGACCAGTTCTCGCAGGCGAAGGCGGCCGAGTCCGACATCCTGTTCGCCGACATGGAGAACGACGCGATCGATCAGTTGATCCGCCGTCTGGGCGTGGTGCGCTCGCTGCATCCGGCGCCGGGCGAGGCCGTGCCGGCGGTGGCGCCGCGCGCGCCGCTGCCGCCGCCGCCGCTGTGA